Proteins from a genomic interval of Sulfurimonas sp. HSL3-2:
- a CDS encoding DUF6781 family protein: MNIEQFERDIKTSYKSIESVSLQERIKKLLEHIGQEWNIDTKKLTLHELKIIASTVIDAETLSLHDEVEELLAKQEQIQRQIDKKSHELQTSKYDLFNSIEEALSDAPKQTISKLHQIKLQSIDLFDMLNEMVESAILTALEKNDNDTEETIEEIIKDITYETINEGPLNSIRIRKILSSIIQTAVDVAEATPNQANSILKSTLKGTKTGLIKSIYRFKQQLLYMPDEVKAILVSDYDNTFDELMHTDAVFTQVISSISLSNSAQTKKILEEIANNMKYDLEELVHISKETVEVMKDKFSAIKKDAMLRGSKVLKSEKAQEAKRMGIQAWGVARSALENAIKSAKNAIDKKD, encoded by the coding sequence ATGAATATCGAACAGTTTGAAAGAGACATCAAGACAAGTTATAAAAGCATTGAGAGCGTATCGCTTCAAGAACGCATTAAAAAGCTTTTAGAGCATATTGGGCAAGAGTGGAATATCGACACAAAAAAGCTCACGCTGCATGAACTGAAGATCATCGCTTCAACTGTCATCGATGCCGAGACACTAAGTCTTCACGACGAAGTCGAGGAGCTGCTTGCAAAACAGGAGCAGATCCAAAGACAGATCGATAAAAAATCCCATGAACTACAAACTTCTAAATATGATCTGTTCAATAGTATAGAAGAAGCGCTAAGCGATGCTCCAAAACAAACTATTTCCAAACTTCATCAGATAAAACTTCAGTCGATCGATCTTTTTGATATGTTAAATGAAATGGTTGAGTCGGCTATTCTGACAGCTTTGGAAAAAAATGATAACGATACCGAAGAAACTATAGAAGAGATCATTAAAGACATCACATACGAAACTATCAACGAGGGTCCTCTAAACAGCATTAGGATCAGAAAAATACTTTCCAGTATTATCCAAACAGCCGTGGATGTAGCAGAAGCTACGCCGAACCAAGCGAACAGCATACTTAAATCGACTCTTAAAGGGACGAAGACAGGTCTTATAAAATCGATCTATAGATTCAAACAACAGCTGCTTTATATGCCTGATGAAGTAAAAGCGATACTTGTCAGCGACTATGACAACACTTTTGACGAACTGATGCATACCGATGCCGTGTTCACACAGGTCATAAGCAGCATCTCGCTTTCTAACTCCGCACAAACGAAAAAGATACTTGAAGAGATAGCCAATAATATGAAGTATGATTTAGAAGAACTGGTCCATATCTCTAAAGAGACTGTAGAAGTCATGAAAGACAAATTTAGCGCCATTAAAAAAGATGCTATGCTAAGAGGCTCAAAAGTCTTGAAGTCTGAAAAAGCACAAGAAGCAAAACGAATGGGTATCCAAGCATGGGGAGTTGCAAGGTCTGCTCTTGAAAATGCCATCAAGTCAGCTAAAAATGCGATTGATAAAAAAGATTAA
- a CDS encoding DUF2231 domain-containing protein — protein sequence MMLHPATVHFAMVLPVVASVFGVIYLAKRSEGMGKISARATLIAALAVIGVWYTGTQAGPLIYHFLSPDGQKELLAHKALGGYLAIAMGIIAVLQFLGCKLKKVALEALAIILLLGATGTIFLQGKDGGEIVYEHGQPFEMYQLTDYLNNSDELEMADDVDAAVGMVKKKIDTISKVTPAKIQNLKTVEKEDDED from the coding sequence ATGATGTTACACCCGGCAACAGTTCACTTTGCAATGGTTCTACCAGTCGTCGCTTCAGTATTTGGAGTCATCTATCTTGCTAAAAGATCAGAAGGTATGGGCAAAATATCTGCACGTGCGACTTTGATCGCTGCTTTAGCAGTAATAGGCGTTTGGTATACAGGAACCCAAGCAGGACCTCTAATATATCACTTTTTAAGTCCTGATGGACAAAAAGAGCTTTTAGCGCATAAAGCACTTGGAGGATATCTGGCGATCGCGATGGGTATTATCGCAGTATTACAATTTCTTGGATGTAAATTGAAAAAAGTTGCTCTTGAAGCATTAGCGATTATCTTATTATTAGGTGCGACAGGAACTATCTTCCTTCAAGGCAAAGACGGTGGAGAGATCGTATATGAGCATGGACAGCCGTTTGAGATGTATCAGCTTACAGACTATCTAAACAACAGTGACGAGCTTGAGATGGCAGATGATGTAGACGCTGCTGTAGGTATGGTCAAAAAGAAGATAGACACTATCTCTAAAGTAACACCTGCAAAGATCCAAAACCTAAAAACAGTCGAAAAAGAAGATGATGAGGATTAA
- the soxC gene encoding sulfite dehydrogenase — MNDKNSQKNLESSSNDIEYKLDRRDFFRKSAALSATALAGTSIFAGTKAMADDPAIMNDVPWGIKFGDPVTKNRYGMPSEYEHNNIRRNTKLLSSGNWYASIAMCPIHESEGIITPNGLFFSRCHGGVAQVDPNEYRLMIHGLVEKPIVLTLDQLKRYPSVSRIHFIECPANGGPEWKGPQFNSIQFARGMMSSAQWTGVYIKTILEDLGLKPEALWMLAEGSDNSEMGRTVPIDKVLDDAMIVWGQNGEALRPEQGYPVRLLLPGWEGNLCVKWLKRLEFSNEPFYAKEETAKYTALKPDGKAVQHFYANEVNSVITSPCPEKPWTDLKKGDLVEIEGLAWSGYGTITGVDITFDGGKSWTEANLKGLVLPKSWTRFSFMYKYEGKPLVLGSRAMDDAGRMQPTIAQEVAVMGVESVYHRNAITTWEVTANGEVNNVQVRS; from the coding sequence ATGAATGATAAGAATTCTCAAAAAAATCTAGAATCTTCATCTAATGATATAGAATATAAATTAGATAGAAGAGATTTTTTTAGAAAATCAGCAGCGCTATCTGCTACTGCTCTTGCTGGGACAAGCATATTTGCAGGTACAAAAGCAATGGCTGATGATCCGGCTATTATGAATGATGTGCCTTGGGGTATAAAATTCGGTGATCCGGTTACAAAAAACCGTTATGGGATGCCGTCAGAGTATGAACATAACAATATAAGAAGAAATACAAAACTATTATCTTCAGGTAACTGGTATGCGTCGATCGCGATGTGTCCGATCCATGAATCAGAAGGTATCATCACTCCAAACGGCCTATTCTTCAGTAGATGTCACGGTGGTGTAGCTCAGGTTGATCCGAATGAGTACCGTTTAATGATCCACGGTCTTGTAGAAAAGCCTATAGTACTAACTCTTGATCAACTTAAACGCTATCCAAGTGTTAGCCGTATTCACTTTATCGAATGTCCGGCAAACGGTGGACCTGAGTGGAAAGGACCACAATTCAACTCTATCCAATTCGCTAGAGGTATGATGAGTTCTGCACAATGGACTGGTGTATACATCAAAACTATTCTTGAAGATCTTGGTCTTAAACCAGAAGCATTATGGATGCTAGCTGAAGGTTCAGACAACTCAGAAATGGGAAGAACTGTTCCAATAGATAAAGTACTTGACGATGCAATGATCGTTTGGGGACAAAACGGTGAAGCACTTCGCCCAGAGCAAGGTTATCCTGTACGTCTTTTACTTCCGGGCTGGGAAGGTAACTTATGTGTTAAATGGTTAAAACGTTTAGAGTTCTCTAACGAGCCTTTCTACGCAAAAGAAGAAACAGCAAAATATACTGCTCTTAAACCAGATGGAAAAGCAGTACAACATTTCTATGCAAATGAAGTTAACTCAGTTATCACTTCACCATGTCCTGAAAAACCATGGACTGACCTTAAAAAAGGTGATCTAGTAGAGATCGAAGGTCTTGCATGGAGTGGATACGGCACTATTACTGGTGTTGATATCACATTTGACGGTGGTAAAAGCTGGACAGAAGCAAACCTAAAAGGTCTTGTTCTTCCTAAATCATGGACAAGATTTAGTTTCATGTACAAATATGAAGGTAAACCTCTAGTTCTTGGAAGCCGTGCTATGGATGATGCAGGTCGTATGCAGCCTACTATTGCTCAAGAAGTCGCAGTAATGGGTGTTGAATCTGTATATCATAGAAATGCAATCACTACATGGGAAGTAACAGCAAACGGGGAGGTAAATAATGTTCAAGTTAGATCGTAA
- a CDS encoding c-type cytochrome, which yields MFKLDRKSLVSISLIAAVSIGLTACLGQAAPGSTSFSNGTVSHTYANGKAVIDGGVTYPIVNNETSVYHVNTDTLKGGYTYGRTPTKNELEAWATSVTPYAPPPPGEGSVSDGSDIYDAKCVMCHGDFGSGGGGYPSLAKGNAYTGQKHLPLEMRKASGEGPARVFGTYWPQASTLWWYIKEGMPHPAPKSLTDDEVYALVAYMLNINEMKIDGQLVDDDYVLDQEKFLKIEMPNKDGFVPKIDGPQGTDNARAYFNDPKNIGAQTVDARCMKDCIKGDVQLTRIKIETKDFLPPMSVARDLPKAEGNGNTNAAAMKHYEDSCKMCHGADGMGAPVFGNKKQWAPFLAKGIKEVYNNGINGINGMPPKGGSSLSDAEFKAVVDYMVNASK from the coding sequence ATGTTCAAGTTAGATCGTAAATCGTTAGTATCAATCTCACTTATTGCTGCTGTATCAATCGGGTTAACAGCTTGTCTAGGTCAAGCAGCTCCAGGTTCAACAAGCTTTTCAAACGGCACTGTATCTCATACATATGCTAACGGTAAAGCTGTAATCGACGGTGGTGTGACTTATCCGATAGTTAACAACGAAACATCTGTGTATCATGTAAATACTGATACTCTTAAAGGCGGTTATACTTATGGCCGTACTCCGACTAAAAATGAATTAGAAGCATGGGCTACATCTGTAACTCCATACGCTCCACCACCACCGGGTGAAGGTTCAGTATCTGACGGTAGTGATATCTATGATGCAAAATGTGTTATGTGTCACGGAGATTTTGGTTCAGGCGGAGGCGGATATCCTTCACTTGCTAAGGGTAACGCTTATACAGGACAAAAACATCTGCCACTTGAAATGCGTAAAGCGAGCGGTGAAGGTCCTGCACGTGTATTCGGTACATACTGGCCACAAGCTAGTACACTATGGTGGTACATCAAAGAGGGTATGCCTCATCCGGCTCCAAAAAGCTTGACTGATGATGAAGTTTATGCACTTGTTGCATATATGTTAAACATCAATGAGATGAAAATAGACGGTCAACTAGTTGATGACGACTATGTGTTAGATCAAGAGAAATTCTTGAAAATAGAAATGCCTAATAAAGATGGTTTCGTGCCTAAAATCGATGGACCTCAAGGTACTGACAATGCACGTGCATACTTTAACGATCCTAAAAACATCGGTGCTCAAACTGTTGATGCTCGTTGTATGAAAGATTGTATTAAAGGTGATGTTCAACTAACTCGTATTAAAATAGAAACGAAAGATTTCTTACCGCCAATGTCAGTTGCAAGAGATTTACCTAAAGCTGAAGGTAACGGTAATACTAATGCTGCTGCTATGAAGCATTATGAAGATTCTTGTAAAATGTGTCACGGTGCTGACGGCATGGGTGCTCCAGTATTTGGTAACAAAAAACAATGGGCTCCATTCTTGGCAAAAGGCATAAAAGAAGTGTATAATAACGGTATCAATGGTATAAACGGAATGCCTCCAAAAGGTGGATCAAGTTTATCAGATGCAGAATTTAAAGCTGTTGTTGACTATATGGTTAACGCAAGTAAATAA
- a CDS encoding thiosulfate oxidation carrier protein SoxY, translating to MQRRKFLSLGALAAAAAVVPASLSAEDFRKSKPAVWTAKTVDDAIAKMYGKTATSSDAITLTAPEVASNGGQIPVGFKTDIPAKTVAVFQDANPESAVVAYTVYPESVIDYSIKMKMKASGTITVVVEGQDGKLYSASKKISVALGGCEG from the coding sequence ATGCAAAGAAGAAAATTTTTAAGTTTAGGTGCTTTAGCAGCTGCTGCTGCTGTTGTACCAGCAAGTCTAAGTGCTGAGGATTTCAGAAAGTCAAAACCAGCTGTATGGACAGCTAAAACTGTTGATGATGCAATCGCAAAAATGTATGGTAAAACTGCAACTAGCAGTGATGCAATCACACTAACTGCTCCAGAAGTAGCAAGTAACGGTGGTCAAATTCCTGTAGGTTTTAAAACTGATATCCCTGCTAAAACTGTTGCAGTATTTCAAGATGCTAACCCTGAAAGTGCTGTAGTTGCATATACTGTTTACCCAGAAAGCGTAATTGATTACTCAATCAAAATGAAAATGAAAGCAAGTGGAACTATTACTGTAGTTGTTGAAGGTCAAGATGGAAAACTTTACTCAGCTAGCAAAAAAATAAGTGTTGCTCTTGGTGGTTGTGAAGGCTAA
- the soxZ gene encoding thiosulfate oxidation carrier complex protein SoxZ yields MKIKAKLKGDVVDVKVMAKHEMMTYDVAEKKTGSRDNANFITYITGKVNGKVVFEASTSQFLSKNPIITFAFKGAKKGDELTMTWVDLKGNTVTDTAPIK; encoded by the coding sequence ATGAAAATTAAAGCAAAACTAAAAGGTGATGTTGTTGATGTTAAAGTTATGGCTAAACATGAAATGATGACATACGATGTAGCAGAGAAAAAAACTGGAAGCAGAGATAATGCTAACTTCATTACTTATATCACTGGTAAAGTAAACGGTAAAGTTGTATTCGAAGCTTCTACTAGCCAATTCCTATCTAAAAACCCGATCATCACATTCGCTTTCAAAGGCGCTAAAAAAGGTGACGAGTTAACTATGACTTGGGTTGATCTTAAAGGTAATACTGTAACTGATACAGCACCAATTAAATAA
- a CDS encoding thioredoxin fold domain-containing protein, giving the protein MKIINFFFLLFLLPTLLLSREINIDKLIDKATKEHKHLFIFLHWTDCVYCQEMIMFTLESEKIQKIVKKDFVYEHINTAYKDTVKYKDFNGTAKEFVKYIGFGYPTSVFYDQNKSIAELFPGVYNEDEFAVVLKYISSESYKKMEYDDYAKKMGIKEKE; this is encoded by the coding sequence ATGAAAATAATTAATTTTTTCTTTCTCCTCTTCCTTCTGCCGACTTTATTATTGTCTAGAGAGATAAATATTGATAAGCTCATAGATAAAGCTACAAAAGAACATAAACACCTTTTTATTTTTTTACATTGGACGGATTGTGTGTACTGTCAAGAGATGATCATGTTTACACTTGAAAGTGAAAAAATACAAAAGATAGTAAAAAAAGATTTTGTTTATGAGCATATTAATACGGCCTATAAAGATACCGTAAAATATAAAGATTTCAACGGCACGGCAAAAGAGTTTGTCAAATATATAGGATTTGGGTATCCAACATCGGTCTTTTATGATCAGAACAAGAGCATCGCTGAGTTGTTTCCGGGTGTATACAATGAAGATGAGTTTGCAGTTGTACTCAAATATATAAGCAGTGAGTCATATAAAAAGATGGAATATGACGACTATGCAAAAAAAATGGGAATAAAAGAGAAAGAATAG
- a CDS encoding MOSC domain-containing protein, with protein MPKKILANVVELYVTASSDEPRVIKDELQLENEGVVGDKFYGKDMNRLILITSLDAYEMVKEKDIDIEHGSLGENILVNGSIKELNLGDRFNVGDVTLEITQNCTLCNGLSKINSKLPKLLKDDRGIFAKAVTCGTIKKGDIVYI; from the coding sequence ATGCCTAAAAAGATATTAGCAAATGTTGTAGAACTTTATGTCACGGCATCTTCGGATGAGCCAAGAGTAATTAAAGATGAATTGCAACTGGAAAACGAAGGTGTTGTCGGAGATAAGTTTTACGGCAAAGATATGAATCGTTTAATATTGATTACCTCTTTAGACGCATATGAAATGGTCAAAGAGAAAGATATCGATATAGAACACGGATCACTTGGTGAGAACATCCTGGTTAACGGATCGATCAAAGAACTCAATCTTGGTGACAGGTTTAATGTCGGAGATGTAACGTTAGAGATCACACAAAACTGTACATTGTGTAACGGTCTTTCAAAAATAAACTCTAAGCTGCCGAAACTTTTAAAAGACGATAGAGGTATTTTTGCTAAAGCAGTAACTTGCGGAACGATCAAAAAAGGTGATATAGTTTATATCTAA
- a CDS encoding DUF302 domain-containing protein yields the protein MKKIYAILVTALITFGFTACTGAAPDVAELNKGQDIQIYTAPNSDGKITAKSIEAAFASAGFMVDFNNNMNTVFDKRFGGHWYKTYHLFGVHSKYAAKLAQKYPSIGLITPLSTSIYSNDKEHTMNISSLSLKGMSRVTQIPMDNPDLIAYHKELNDAIKKALTNGHFNVLHYKLSNPNDQLAVTFSSKLEVEDGDIITAKEDLQAEFEGELEPIGFLFPSFLEFSAEIKNSGFKGYDFYDTYSICKLDVIYPISKTHPEVGAFAPCSFYMYKKKGDPKVYMGFPGVQNWISAAEIRDQESLKPLQEAHKLLEDKVNELRAQ from the coding sequence ATGAAAAAAATATATGCGATCTTGGTAACCGCACTAATAACTTTTGGATTTACTGCATGTACCGGTGCGGCTCCTGATGTTGCTGAACTCAATAAAGGACAGGATATCCAAATATATACTGCTCCTAACAGTGACGGTAAGATAACAGCTAAGAGTATTGAAGCAGCTTTTGCTTCTGCCGGGTTTATGGTTGACTTTAACAATAACATGAATACAGTCTTTGACAAAAGATTTGGCGGTCACTGGTATAAGACATATCATCTATTTGGTGTTCACAGCAAATATGCGGCTAAATTAGCTCAAAAATACCCTAGTATCGGTCTAATCACTCCGCTTAGTACATCTATCTATTCAAATGATAAAGAACATACGATGAACATCTCATCTTTGAGTTTAAAAGGTATGTCGAGAGTGACACAGATACCGATGGATAATCCTGATTTGATCGCTTATCACAAAGAACTAAACGATGCGATAAAAAAAGCACTGACAAACGGGCATTTCAATGTATTGCACTACAAACTTTCAAATCCTAACGATCAGTTAGCCGTTACTTTCAGCTCTAAATTAGAAGTAGAAGATGGTGACATCATTACTGCAAAAGAAGACTTACAAGCTGAATTTGAAGGGGAACTTGAACCTATCGGTTTTCTTTTCCCAAGTTTCTTAGAGTTTAGTGCCGAGATCAAAAACAGCGGTTTTAAAGGCTATGATTTTTATGACACATACTCTATATGTAAACTGGATGTTATCTATCCGATATCAAAAACTCATCCGGAAGTCGGTGCATTTGCTCCATGTTCATTCTATATGTATAAGAAAAAAGGCGATCCAAAAGTCTATATGGGATTCCCAGGTGTTCAAAACTGGATCAGTGCCGCAGAGATCAGAGATCAAGAATCTTTAAAACCTCTACAAGAAGCACATAAGCTGCTTGAAGACAAAGTAAATGAACTGCGTGCTCAATAG
- a CDS encoding DUF4395 domain-containing protein — protein MNLKSFLWEYGEKVPGYDVTVINEREARAAAGILGILGTIIIFVGIGFNHIIAARVYLAFLWVDFTLRMISPKYVPSLLLGRFIVQNQKPEYVGGLQKRFAWTIGWFISLPMVYWFVLNWDITFYKVLICVLCASLMFLESAFSICVGCMIYKAITRKDAQYCPGGVCEVRIKEPIQTFNPLQKVIVALAMTGLIAGTYLFLAYEEPKTFFGEFLHEAVLTKAQLQKEKDAAYQQQLDNEFGDD, from the coding sequence TTGAACTTAAAAAGTTTTTTATGGGAATACGGAGAAAAAGTCCCCGGGTATGATGTCACAGTTATCAATGAAAGAGAAGCAAGAGCCGCAGCAGGAATACTTGGAATCCTGGGAACGATCATTATCTTTGTCGGTATAGGATTCAACCATATCATAGCAGCAAGAGTCTATCTGGCCTTTTTATGGGTTGATTTTACACTAAGAATGATAAGTCCTAAGTACGTTCCTTCTTTGCTCTTAGGAAGGTTTATCGTTCAAAATCAAAAACCTGAGTATGTTGGCGGATTACAGAAGCGTTTCGCATGGACTATAGGATGGTTTATCTCTTTACCGATGGTTTACTGGTTCGTTTTAAACTGGGATATAACTTTTTACAAAGTCTTGATCTGTGTACTGTGTGCTTCATTAATGTTTTTAGAAAGTGCTTTTTCCATATGTGTAGGCTGTATGATATACAAAGCTATCACAAGAAAGGATGCACAGTATTGTCCGGGGGGAGTATGTGAAGTACGCATAAAAGAACCTATACAAACCTTCAATCCGCTGCAAAAAGTAATTGTTGCCTTAGCTATGACCGGGCTTATTGCGGGAACTTACCTCTTTTTGGCTTATGAAGAACCTAAAACATTTTTCGGGGAGTTTCTTCATGAAGCAGTTTTAACAAAAGCGCAACTTCAAAAAGAGAAAGATGCAGCGTATCAACAACAGCTGGACAATGAGTTCGGAGATGATTGA
- a CDS encoding DUF420 domain-containing protein produces the protein MFSSGFLGTSAPFYLDMITIYFAILPFLMFASISFVVKKKYNAHFISQLALFAVTLVVVVIFEVGVRISGGIVEFMKTANIPYWFMITFLIVHVTIALVSVVLWSALLYGAVRSYILEAKGVSKSHGKVGRFVFLGMTISSFMGVAIYYMLFIY, from the coding sequence ATGTTTAGTTCAGGTTTTTTAGGGACTTCTGCGCCTTTTTATTTAGATATGATCACTATCTATTTCGCAATACTGCCATTTTTGATGTTTGCATCGATCTCATTTGTTGTAAAAAAGAAATATAACGCGCACTTTATATCGCAATTGGCTTTATTTGCCGTTACTTTGGTAGTCGTTGTGATCTTTGAGGTCGGAGTGAGGATATCAGGCGGGATCGTCGAGTTTATGAAGACTGCAAATATCCCATACTGGTTTATGATAACTTTTTTAATTGTACACGTAACCATCGCACTGGTCAGCGTCGTTCTTTGGTCTGCACTTCTGTATGGAGCTGTAAGAAGCTATATACTTGAAGCAAAGGGTGTGTCTAAGTCACACGGTAAAGTCGGCAGATTTGTATTTTTAGGGATGACTATAAGTTCTTTTATGGGTGTCGCTATTTATTATATGTTATTTATATACTAG
- a CDS encoding NifS family cysteine desulfurase: protein MKVYMDNNATTMVAPEVVQEMIPFFSEVYGNPNSLHKFGTAARPALSRAIDQIYKAINASDNDDIVFTSCATESNNWVLKSVWVDKILNGDKNHIVTTEVEHPSVLSTCKFLEEQGVKVTYLPVNEEGIVEAHTVKSFITEKTALVSVMWANNETGMIFPIKEIGDVCKEKGVLFHSDGVQAVGKIPVDVQDVHVDFMSMSAHKFHGPKGVGALYIKDSQALSPLLNGGEHMGGRRSGTLNVPYIVGMGKAAELATENIEEKMKSIRAKRDRLEDALLELIPDTFTVGNRENRTPNTILISVRGVEGEGMLWDLNKFDIGASTGSACASEDLEANTVMLAIGADHELAHTGIRLSLSRYTTDEEVDYVINHFKEAVERLRAISSSYAKVKPTPGGEAGECHIPSHHV, encoded by the coding sequence ATGAAAGTATATATGGACAACAATGCAACTACGATGGTAGCACCTGAAGTAGTTCAAGAGATGATTCCATTTTTTAGCGAAGTTTACGGAAACCCTAACTCGCTGCACAAGTTTGGTACAGCAGCACGCCCTGCACTTTCTCGTGCGATCGATCAAATCTATAAGGCGATAAATGCATCTGACAATGATGACATCGTCTTTACATCGTGTGCTACTGAATCAAACAACTGGGTTTTAAAGTCTGTATGGGTCGACAAGATCTTAAATGGAGACAAAAACCACATTGTAACGACTGAGGTAGAACACCCTTCGGTTCTCTCTACATGTAAGTTTTTAGAGGAGCAAGGTGTTAAAGTAACGTATCTTCCAGTAAATGAAGAGGGGATCGTAGAAGCACATACAGTAAAAAGCTTCATCACTGAAAAAACTGCTCTGGTATCTGTTATGTGGGCAAACAATGAGACAGGTATGATCTTCCCTATAAAAGAGATAGGTGACGTGTGTAAAGAAAAAGGTGTCCTATTTCACTCTGACGGTGTTCAGGCAGTAGGAAAGATACCTGTAGACGTTCAAGACGTACATGTAGATTTTATGTCTATGAGTGCACACAAGTTCCATGGACCAAAAGGTGTCGGTGCTCTTTACATCAAAGATTCTCAGGCACTTTCTCCACTGCTTAACGGCGGTGAGCATATGGGTGGACGCCGTTCAGGTACACTCAACGTTCCGTACATAGTAGGGATGGGTAAAGCTGCGGAGTTGGCAACTGAAAATATTGAAGAAAAGATGAAATCTATCCGTGCAAAAAGAGACAGACTTGAAGATGCTCTTTTAGAACTTATTCCCGATACGTTCACTGTAGGAAACCGTGAAAACAGAACACCCAACACTATCCTTATCTCTGTGCGTGGAGTCGAGGGTGAAGGTATGCTTTGGGATCTTAACAAGTTTGACATCGGTGCTTCAACAGGAAGTGCATGTGCGAGTGAAGACCTTGAAGCGAACACGGTTATGCTTGCGATCGGTGCAGACCATGAACTGGCTCATACGGGTATCCGTTTAAGCCTTAGCCGTTACACGACTGACGAAGAGGTAGATTACGTTATCAACCACTTTAAAGAGGCCGTTGAGAGACTAAGAGCAATATCTAGTTCTTATGCAAAAGTAAAACCGACACCGGGTGGGGAAGCTGGCGAATGCCATATTCCATCACATCACGTATAA
- a CDS encoding iron-sulfur cluster assembly scaffold protein: MAKNDLIGESLWDAYSDKVTRLMNNPQHQGEISEEEAAEHGNKLIVADFGAESCGDAVRLYWEVDPKTDKIVNSKFRSFGCGTAIASSDVMTELCIGKTVQEAVKITNIDVEFALRDTPDVPAVPPQKMHCSVMAYDVIKKAAGLYLGVDAESFEEEIIVCECARVSLKTLKEVIKLNDLQSVEQITDYTKAGGFCKSCIKPGGHEEREWYLVDILKDTRREMDEEKMKAAAEAGTQGDFASMTLVQKIKAIDSVIDENVRQFLIMDGGNMEVIDIKDAGDNIDVYIRYIGACNGCASSTTGTLYAIESTLKEKLSDKIRVLPI; the protein is encoded by the coding sequence ATGGCAAAAAATGATTTAATCGGCGAATCTTTATGGGATGCATATTCAGATAAAGTTACACGTCTTATGAACAACCCTCAACACCAAGGTGAGATCAGTGAAGAGGAAGCAGCAGAACACGGTAACAAACTTATCGTTGCTGATTTCGGAGCTGAGAGCTGTGGAGATGCAGTTCGTCTTTACTGGGAAGTCGATCCAAAAACTGACAAAATCGTAAACTCTAAATTTAGAAGTTTCGGTTGTGGTACAGCGATCGCAAGTAGTGATGTTATGACGGAACTTTGTATCGGTAAAACAGTACAAGAAGCGGTCAAGATCACAAATATTGACGTAGAGTTCGCACTTCGCGATACGCCTGACGTTCCGGCAGTTCCGCCTCAAAAGATGCACTGTTCTGTTATGGCTTACGATGTTATCAAAAAAGCGGCAGGACTTTACCTTGGCGTCGATGCAGAAAGTTTTGAAGAGGAGATCATTGTGTGTGAATGTGCACGTGTATCTCTTAAAACTCTAAAAGAGGTCATCAAGCTAAACGATCTTCAGAGTGTAGAACAGATCACAGACTATACGAAAGCCGGCGGTTTTTGTAAAAGCTGTATCAAGCCTGGCGGTCACGAAGAGCGCGAATGGTACCTTGTAGACATCCTAAAAGACACTCGTCGTGAGATGGATGAAGAGAAGATGAAAGCTGCTGCTGAAGCGGGAACTCAAGGTGATTTCGCATCTATGACTCTTGTTCAAAAGATAAAAGCGATCGACAGTGTAATTGACGAGAACGTACGTCAGTTTCTGATCATGGACGGCGGAAATATGGAAGTTATCGATATCAAAGATGCCGGTGACAACATCGATGTCTATATCAGATATATCGGTGCTTGTAACGGATGTGCAAGTTCTACGACAGGAACACTATACGCGATCGAAAGCACTCTAAAAGAGAAACTTTCAGACAAGATCCGTGTTCTTCCAATCTAA